In Pseudomonas sp. PDM14, a genomic segment contains:
- a CDS encoding bifunctional diguanylate cyclase/phosphodiesterase → MTVTEQLSALEHILAHGDLHTLFQPIVALSERRILGYEALTRGPSNSPLHSPIALFSVARNSGRLSELELISRRSACRRFRDLKLDGKLFLNVSPESMLEPTHQPGRTLKLLQEFGITPDQVVIELTEQAAIEDFSLLDTALHHYRAMGFSIALDDLGAGYSSLRLWSELRPDYVKIDRHFIDGIHQDAVKREFVDSILKMAKASRAQVIAEGIELKEELAVLCEMGVDLVQGYLLGRPAEQPSRDARELPLGNNANGLHEESSDLEALLNKQLAVRHDMATAQVLEAFRAQANLNSLAILDEQDQPVGIVHRNALSDALLKPFATDLFARKPISRLMSSDFLAVDISQSLQQVSRLLTSRARQRIEEDFIITEGGSYRGVGRVIDVLKLITELKIQQARYANPLTLLPGNVPIQQCLTRLLQQGREAAVCYVDIDSFKPFNDLYGYARGDEVLLCLAQCLNERVDPSRDFVGHIGGDDFMLVLGSEDWRTRIQQLLEDFQGQCRRFYREEHLQAGCFIAHNRKGRREEFPLLSLSVGVVQLQASDGASMDASQLAELASEAKRRAKAVPGYSLHVLENLSA, encoded by the coding sequence ATGACCGTCACCGAGCAGTTGAGCGCGCTGGAACACATCCTCGCTCACGGCGACTTGCATACCCTTTTCCAACCCATCGTCGCCCTCTCGGAGCGACGCATTCTCGGCTACGAAGCCCTCACCCGCGGCCCCTCCAACAGCCCCCTGCACTCCCCCATCGCGCTGTTCAGCGTGGCACGCAACAGTGGCCGCCTGAGCGAATTGGAACTGATCAGCCGACGCAGCGCCTGCCGACGTTTTCGTGATCTCAAGCTCGATGGCAAGCTGTTCCTCAACGTCTCCCCCGAATCCATGCTCGAACCCACGCACCAGCCGGGGCGCACCCTCAAGCTGCTGCAGGAGTTCGGCATCACCCCGGACCAGGTGGTGATCGAGCTGACCGAACAGGCCGCCATCGAGGACTTCAGCCTGCTCGACACCGCCCTGCACCACTACCGCGCCATGGGCTTCTCCATCGCCCTCGACGACCTCGGCGCCGGCTATTCGAGCCTGCGCCTGTGGTCGGAGCTGCGCCCGGACTACGTGAAGATCGACCGTCACTTCATCGACGGCATCCACCAGGATGCGGTGAAGCGCGAGTTCGTCGACTCCATCCTGAAGATGGCCAAGGCCTCGCGCGCCCAGGTCATCGCCGAGGGCATCGAACTCAAGGAAGAGCTCGCGGTGCTCTGCGAGATGGGCGTCGACCTGGTTCAGGGCTACCTGCTCGGCCGCCCCGCCGAACAGCCCAGTCGCGACGCACGGGAATTGCCCCTGGGCAACAACGCCAATGGCCTGCACGAGGAGAGCAGCGACCTCGAAGCCCTGCTCAACAAGCAGCTGGCGGTACGCCACGACATGGCCACGGCGCAGGTGCTGGAAGCCTTCCGCGCGCAGGCCAACCTCAACTCGCTGGCGATTCTCGATGAGCAGGACCAGCCGGTTGGCATCGTCCACCGCAACGCCCTCTCCGATGCGCTGCTGAAACCCTTCGCCACCGACCTGTTCGCGCGCAAGCCGATCAGCCGCCTGATGAGCAGCGACTTTCTCGCCGTCGACATCAGCCAGTCGCTGCAGCAGGTCAGCCGCCTGCTCACCAGTCGCGCCCGGCAACGCATCGAGGAAGACTTCATCATCACCGAGGGCGGCAGCTACCGCGGCGTTGGCCGGGTGATCGACGTGCTCAAGCTGATTACCGAACTGAAGATCCAGCAGGCCCGCTACGCCAACCCGCTGACCCTGCTGCCCGGCAACGTGCCGATCCAGCAGTGCCTGACCCGCCTCCTGCAGCAAGGCCGTGAGGCCGCGGTGTGCTACGTCGACATCGACAGTTTCAAGCCCTTCAACGACCTCTACGGCTACGCCCGTGGTGACGAGGTGCTGTTGTGCCTGGCACAGTGCCTGAACGAACGCGTCGACCCCAGCCGCGACTTCGTCGGCCATATCGGCGGCGATGACTTCATGCTGGTACTGGGCTCGGAAGACTGGCGTACCCGCATCCAGCAACTGCTCGAAGACTTTCAGGGCCAATGCCGGCGCTTCTACCGCGAGGAACACCTGCAGGCCGGCTGCTTCATCGCGCACAACCGCAAGGGTCGCCGCGAGGAGTTTCCGCTGCTGTCGTTATCGGTCGGCGTGGTGCAGCTGCAAGCCAGCGACGGCGCGAGCATGGACGCCAGTCAGCTGGCGGAACTCGCCTCGGAAGCCAAGCGCCGTGCCAAGGCGGTGCCCGGCTACAGCCTGCACGTGCTGGAAAATCTGTCAGCCTAG
- a CDS encoding tetratricopeptide repeat protein, giving the protein MFWRLRARIGYLLARQLFQWRWLVQQPRAWDWMQGQFARMAAQGDVVAQSFYGHLLLFRGQGLGAREEGLRLLRLAAQAGDGKAAYQVGLSALSGDTRHTPDGAEAARWWVMAASASHPLAAHRLAVLYREGGPGLAADASLAAQYERRASELGLG; this is encoded by the coding sequence ATGTTCTGGCGGCTGCGTGCGCGCATCGGCTACCTGCTGGCACGTCAATTGTTCCAGTGGCGTTGGCTGGTGCAACAGCCGCGAGCCTGGGACTGGATGCAGGGGCAGTTCGCGCGCATGGCGGCGCAGGGCGATGTCGTCGCACAGAGCTTCTACGGTCACCTGTTGCTGTTCCGCGGGCAGGGGCTGGGCGCGCGGGAGGAGGGCTTGCGTCTGCTGCGTCTGGCTGCTCAGGCCGGCGACGGCAAGGCGGCTTATCAGGTCGGCCTGAGCGCGCTCAGCGGCGATACCCGTCACACCCCCGATGGCGCCGAGGCTGCCCGCTGGTGGGTGATGGCCGCCAGCGCCAGCCATCCGCTGGCCGCGCATCGCCTGGCTGTGCTCTACCGCGAAGGCGGGCCAGGCCTTGCTGCCGATGCCAGCCTGGCGGCGCAGTACGAGCGCCGCGCCAGCGAGCTCGGCCTAGGCTGA
- a CDS encoding helix-turn-helix domain-containing protein — translation MSVQVISRDGEAEYAVLPWAEYQALLQAAGRNAPAKVPATDEAGGPPFTELVNLREAQGLSQADLARSVGISPHYLGLIESGEREPDGAIRRSLARVLGVSGWEHYS, via the coding sequence ATGAGTGTGCAAGTGATTTCCCGCGACGGCGAAGCCGAATACGCCGTGCTGCCCTGGGCCGAGTACCAGGCGCTGCTGCAGGCTGCCGGACGCAATGCACCGGCCAAGGTCCCGGCGACTGACGAAGCCGGCGGCCCACCCTTCACCGAACTGGTCAATCTGCGCGAGGCGCAGGGGCTGTCGCAGGCCGATCTGGCGCGATCGGTCGGTATCAGTCCGCACTATCTGGGTCTGATCGAGAGTGGCGAGCGCGAGCCTGATGGCGCGATCCGCCGCTCGCTGGCCCGGGTGCTCGGTGTCAGTGGCTGGGAGCACTACTCTTGA
- a CDS encoding YkvA family protein gives MNIPRNLRRYLRPAQLLLARGRLPGLLLAVSRKGSGGGLQLGRLKGALQLLQGLCLAWWRGEYRAVSKQALLSVVAGLLYFLSPLDAVPDWLLGVGFLDDLAVLAWVVRTWRGELDAYQAWRAQRTPGELAVIERLPSADEPSAQHK, from the coding sequence ATGAATATCCCCCGGAATTTGCGGCGTTACCTGCGCCCGGCGCAACTGCTTTTGGCCCGTGGTCGACTGCCAGGTTTGCTCTTGGCGGTATCGCGAAAAGGCAGTGGCGGCGGCTTGCAACTCGGTCGGCTGAAAGGTGCTCTGCAACTGCTGCAGGGGCTGTGCCTGGCCTGGTGGCGTGGCGAGTATCGTGCGGTCAGCAAGCAGGCTCTGCTCAGTGTCGTGGCTGGGTTGCTGTACTTCCTCAGTCCGCTCGATGCGGTGCCCGACTGGCTGTTGGGTGTCGGTTTTCTCGATGACCTGGCGGTGCTGGCCTGGGTGGTGCGTACTTGGCGTGGCGAGCTGGATGCATACCAGGCCTGGCGTGCGCAACGGACGCCCGGTGAGCTGGCGGTGATCGAACGCCTGCCGAGCGCGGACGAGCCTTCCGCGCAGCATAAGTAG
- a CDS encoding FKBP-type peptidyl-prolyl cis-trans isomerase, giving the protein MKQHRLAAAVALVGLVLAGCDSPSKEVELKTPEQKASYGIGLNMGKSLAQQGIEGMDPKAMAQGIEDALGKKEQRLKDEELVEAFGFLQKRAEERMLAVSEESAKAGKKFLEENGKKEGVTTTASGLQYEVLKKAEGAQPKATDVVTVHYEGKLTDGSVFDSSVERGSPIDLPVNGVIPGWVEGLQLMHVGEKYKLYIPSELAYGDQSPSPAIPANSVLVFELELLAIKDPAAAQQ; this is encoded by the coding sequence ATGAAACAACATCGTTTAGCCGCGGCGGTTGCCCTGGTAGGCCTGGTACTGGCCGGTTGTGATTCGCCAAGCAAAGAAGTGGAACTGAAGACCCCTGAGCAGAAGGCGTCCTACGGCATCGGTCTGAACATGGGCAAGAGCCTGGCGCAGCAAGGTATCGAGGGCATGGACCCGAAAGCCATGGCACAGGGCATCGAAGATGCACTGGGCAAGAAAGAGCAGCGCCTGAAGGATGAAGAGCTGGTAGAAGCCTTCGGTTTCCTGCAGAAGCGTGCCGAAGAGCGCATGCTCGCCGTGAGTGAAGAGTCGGCCAAGGCTGGCAAGAAATTCCTCGAAGAGAACGGCAAGAAAGAAGGCGTGACCACCACCGCTTCCGGCCTGCAGTACGAAGTTCTGAAAAAAGCCGAAGGTGCTCAGCCCAAGGCCACTGACGTGGTGACCGTTCACTACGAAGGCAAACTCACCGATGGCAGCGTGTTCGACAGCTCCGTCGAGCGTGGCAGCCCGATCGACCTGCCGGTCAACGGCGTGATCCCGGGTTGGGTCGAAGGCCTGCAGCTGATGCACGTTGGCGAGAAGTACAAGCTGTACATTCCGAGCGAGCTGGCTTATGGCGATCAGAGCCCGAGCCCGGCGATTCCGGCCAATTCGGTTCTGGTTTTCGAGCTTGAACTGCTGGCCATCAAGGACCCGGCTGCTGCCCAGCAGTAA